CGGGCCACGGTGCTGGATGGGCAGATCGCCCTGTTCAACGAGCTGTCCGTGGAGGAGTACCTCCGGGGCGTGGTGGGCAGCGAGCTGGCCGGAAAGCCCGAGGCGCTCAAGGCACAGGCTGTCGTCTCTCGCACCTACGCCCTCGCCGGGCGCAACCGGCACGAGAAGGCGGGCTATGACGTGTGCGACCTCACCCACTGCCAGCTCTACCGGGGCCGGCAGGACGAGCGCGCCGAGGTGGACAAGGCGGTGGAGGCCACACGGGGCAAGGTGCTGCGGGGACGCAATGCCCGTGAGCCCCTGGCGCCGGCCTATTTCCATTCGAGCTGCGGTGGCGCCACGAGCACGGCCGCGAGTGTCTTCGGCGCGTCCGAGGCCTCCAGCGCGGTGGAAGACCGGGTGGGCACGTCCGGGCCGCTGTGTGCCGCCTCACCGCACCACCGCTGGCACTTCGAGGTGTCGCGCGCGGAGCTCGCCCGGGCGCTGGGGATTCCCGCCGAGGGCCCGGCCTTCGAGGTGCTGCGCAAGGACAGCGGAGGCCGGGCGCTGGAGGTGCGCACGTTCGGCGTGCCGCTGTCGGGCGAGGCCTTTCATGCCCGGGTGGGCCGGGTGCTGGGCTACCAGACGTTGAAGAGCCTCGCGGTGAGCGCGCGTGAAGCCGGCGGCAAGGTGCGCTTCGAGGGGCGGGGACTCGGCCACGGCGTGGGGCTGTGCCAGTACGGCGCCACGGAGCTGGAGCGGCGCGGGTACAAGTACGAGAAGATCCTGAAGCACTACTTCCCGGAGCGCACGATTGGCGAGCCCCCTCCTTAGCGTGGTGATGAGCGCGGTGCTGGCGGCCGAGGTGCAGGTGGGCGCCACGGTGGTGCGGCACGAGGAGGGCGCGGAGGGCGTGGCCACGCGGGTGGCGCGAGCGCTGGAGCGGGCGCGCCAGTCATTGCCGCCCTTCGTGGGGACGGAGGTGCTGGAGGTGCGGGCGGCGCTGTCCGAGTCGGTGGAGGCGTTCAGCGCGCGCACCGGCCTGCCGCGCACCGCCGCGGCCGGAGTGGTGGAGGGTGAGGTGCTCTTTCCGCCCGCGCGGGTGGTGGACCGGATGGAGGACCTGGGCGCGCTCACGCGGCATGAGGTGGCGCACCTCGCGCTGGTCTCCCATGCGGGGCCGGCGCTGCCTCGCTGGTTCGTCGAGGGATTCGCCACGGCGCTGGTGGAGCCGGGGCCCACCGCGAGCGGACCGGAGGACTGCCGGGCACTCACGGCGGAGCTGCTGGAGGTGCGTCCGGAGGTGCGGGAGCGGGCCTATGCGCGAGCGGCGGCACTCGCGAGGCGGATTGCCCGCGAGGCGGGTGGAGTGGAAGCGCTGTGGAAGCGGCTCGACTCGAGGCCCGATGCCCGCGCGTTCTGGCGGATGCAGCTGGGAGACAAGACAGTCCGGGAGCACGCCTGCCAGCCCCTCCCCTCTCCTCGCACTCCGCGCTACCCCGCGTTCCGCCCGTAGAACCACGCGGTGAGCGCGAGCCGGGGACCGTACGCGGGCAGCACCTCGTGCTCGATGCGCTCGCTGAGGAACACCACGAGCCGATCCAACGTGGGCTCCACGTCCACCGGGCCGCCCTCGGGGTAGATGCGCAGCAGGCCCCCGTGGGCCGGCACCCAGTCCGGGTTGAGGTAGTAGAGCGCCGTGACGCGCCGGTTGGACTGACCGGGAAAGGCATCGAAGTGGCGCGCGTACCTCGCTCCCTCGCCGGGATACCAGGCGAGCTGCAGGTCGAACCGCCCGAGCCCCAGGTACGCCTCCGCCGACAGCGCCTCACCGAGCGCGGCATAGGCCTCGCGCAACCGGCTGATCGCCGAGCCCCGCTCCTCCTCCTTCACCCAGGTGATGAAGTCGCCGCGGGTGTCCCGGTCCAGCGTGTGGTCCGCGCCCCGGCGGATGCCCGCGGGACGCAGCTGGCCCGCCTCGACGCGCGCCTTCGCCTCGGCGTGGATGGCTCGGGCCTCCGCCTCTCCGAGGAAGGACGCCCGGGTGAACCAGCCCTGTTCACCGAGTGATTGGATTTCTTCATCCCGAAGGGACAGCGGGCTCATGGCTCGGCGAACCCTACCCCACCCTGGCTAGAATGGGGCCCATGCTGCGCTTCCTCTCGCGGGTGTTGCTCGTCCTCGTCGCCTTGGCCGCCGGAGCCGTGGGGTCGTTCCTGCTGCTGCGTCCCAAGCCCCCTGCCCTGCCCGATACACCCGCGCTCGTCACCCGCGTCCGCGAGGTCGCCCGGCTCGAGACGCTCCAGGTGTCCCTCTACAAGAAGGTCGAGTTCT
The sequence above is drawn from the Archangium gephyra genome and encodes:
- a CDS encoding 2OG-Fe(II) oxygenase; amino-acid sequence: MSPLSLRDEEIQSLGEQGWFTRASFLGEAEARAIHAEAKARVEAGQLRPAGIRRGADHTLDRDTRGDFITWVKEEERGSAISRLREAYAALGEALSAEAYLGLGRFDLQLAWYPGEGARYARHFDAFPGQSNRRVTALYYLNPDWVPAHGGLLRIYPEGGPVDVEPTLDRLVVFLSERIEHEVLPAYGPRLALTAWFYGRNAG